One genomic segment of Lysobacter sp. 5GHs7-4 includes these proteins:
- the atpG gene encoding F0F1 ATP synthase subunit gamma, whose protein sequence is MAGGREIKTKIKSVQNTRKVTRALEMVSASKIRKAQERMKTSRPYARVMKQVIGHLAQANSDYQHPYMIERKDTKRVGYVIVSSDRGLAGGLNNNLFRKLLGEIRKWQEQGVEVDVVTIGQKASVFFRRIKVNMLASVTHLGDQPHLEQLVGVIKVMLDAYSAGKIDRVFLSYNDFVNTMTQRAAFDQLLPLPAPETQVAHHDWDYIYEPDAQTVLEHVLTRYIESLVYQAVLENVASEHAARMVAMKAASDNAGKLIDTLKLVYNKARQAAITQEISEIVGGAAAV, encoded by the coding sequence ATGGCAGGCGGACGCGAAATCAAGACGAAGATCAAGAGCGTGCAGAACACCCGCAAGGTGACGCGCGCGCTCGAGATGGTCTCGGCCTCCAAGATCCGCAAGGCGCAGGAGCGCATGAAGACGTCGCGCCCGTATGCGCGCGTGATGAAGCAGGTGATCGGTCACCTGGCCCAGGCCAATTCCGATTACCAGCATCCGTACATGATCGAGCGCAAGGACACCAAGCGCGTCGGTTACGTCATCGTCTCCTCCGACCGCGGCTTGGCCGGCGGCCTCAACAACAACCTGTTCCGCAAGCTGCTGGGCGAGATCCGCAAGTGGCAGGAGCAGGGCGTCGAAGTGGACGTGGTCACCATCGGCCAGAAGGCCTCGGTGTTCTTCCGCCGCATCAAGGTCAACATGCTGGCGTCGGTCACCCATCTGGGCGACCAGCCGCACCTGGAGCAGTTGGTCGGCGTGATCAAGGTCATGCTGGACGCGTACAGCGCCGGCAAGATCGATCGCGTGTTCCTGAGCTACAACGACTTCGTCAACACCATGACGCAGCGCGCGGCGTTCGATCAGCTGCTGCCGCTGCCGGCGCCGGAAACGCAGGTTGCCCACCACGACTGGGACTACATCTACGAACCCGATGCGCAGACCGTGCTGGAGCACGTGCTGACGCGCTACATCGAGTCGCTGGTGTACCAGGCCGTGCTGGAGAACGTCGCTTCCGAGCATGCCGCGCGCATGGTCGCGATGAAGGCGGCCAGCGACAACGCCGGCAAGCTGATCGACACCCTGAAGCTGGTCTACAACAAGGCCCGTCAGGCGGCGATCACGCAGGAAATCTCCGAAATCGTCGGCGGCGCCGCGGCGGTCTAA
- the atpD gene encoding F0F1 ATP synthase subunit beta yields MSQGKIVQIIGAVVDVEFARAEVPKVYDALKVANTDITLEVQQQLGDGIVRAIALGSTDGLKRNLIATNTGSAISVPVGAGTLGRIMDVLGNPIDEAGPVQATAHWEIHRSAPSYEDQSSANDLLETGIKVIDLMCPFAKGGKVGLFGGAGVGKTVNMMELINNIAKAHSGLSVFAGVGERTREGNDFYHEMKDSNVLDKVAMVYGQMNEPPGNRLRVALTGLTMAEFFRDEKDASGKGKDVLLFVDNIYRYTLAGTEVSALLGRMPSAVGYQPTLAEEMGVLQERITSTKTGSITSIQAVYVPADDLTDPSPATTFAHLDATVVLSRNIASLGIYPAVDPLDSTSRQLDPNVIGAEHYDTARRVQSTLQKYKELKDIIAILGMDELSEEDKQAVSRARKIERFFSQPFHVAEVFTGAPGKYVSLKDTIRGFKGIVDGEYDHLPEQAFYMVGAIEEAVEKAKKMGVG; encoded by the coding sequence ATGAGCCAGGGCAAGATCGTTCAGATCATCGGTGCGGTCGTCGACGTCGAGTTCGCGCGCGCGGAAGTGCCGAAGGTGTACGACGCGTTGAAGGTCGCCAACACCGACATCACGCTGGAAGTGCAGCAGCAGCTCGGCGACGGCATCGTGCGCGCGATCGCACTGGGCTCCACCGACGGCCTCAAGCGCAACCTGATCGCCACCAACACCGGTAGCGCGATCTCGGTGCCGGTCGGCGCGGGCACCCTGGGCCGCATCATGGACGTGCTGGGCAACCCGATCGACGAAGCCGGCCCGGTGCAGGCGACCGCGCATTGGGAAATCCACCGTTCGGCTCCGTCGTACGAGGACCAGTCCTCGGCCAACGACCTGCTGGAAACCGGCATCAAGGTCATCGACCTGATGTGCCCGTTCGCCAAGGGCGGCAAGGTCGGCCTGTTCGGCGGCGCCGGCGTCGGCAAGACCGTCAACATGATGGAACTGATCAACAACATCGCCAAGGCGCACAGCGGTCTGTCCGTGTTCGCCGGCGTGGGCGAGCGTACCCGCGAGGGCAACGACTTCTACCACGAGATGAAGGACTCCAACGTCCTCGACAAGGTGGCGATGGTGTACGGCCAGATGAACGAGCCGCCGGGCAACCGTCTGCGCGTCGCCCTGACCGGCCTGACCATGGCCGAGTTCTTCCGCGACGAGAAGGACGCCTCGGGCAAGGGTAAGGACGTGCTGCTGTTCGTCGACAACATCTACCGCTACACCCTGGCCGGTACCGAAGTGTCGGCGCTGCTGGGCCGTATGCCGTCGGCGGTGGGTTACCAGCCGACCCTGGCCGAGGAAATGGGCGTTCTGCAGGAGCGCATCACCTCGACCAAGACCGGCTCGATCACCTCGATCCAGGCCGTGTACGTGCCCGCGGACGACCTGACCGACCCGTCGCCGGCGACCACCTTCGCCCACCTCGACGCCACCGTCGTGCTGAGCCGTAACATCGCCTCGCTGGGTATCTACCCGGCCGTGGACCCGCTGGACTCGACCTCGCGCCAGCTCGACCCGAACGTGATCGGCGCCGAACACTACGACACCGCGCGTCGCGTGCAGTCGACCCTGCAGAAGTACAAGGAACTGAAGGACATCATCGCGATCCTGGGCATGGACGAGCTGTCGGAAGAAGACAAGCAGGCCGTGTCGCGCGCGCGCAAGATCGAGCGCTTCTTCTCGCAGCCGTTCCACGTCGCCGAAGTCTTCACCGGCGCACCGGGCAAGTACGTTTCGCTGAAGGACACGATCCGCGGCTTCAAGGGCATCGTCGACGGCGAATACGACCACCTGCCGGAGCAGGCGTTCTACATGGTCGGCGCGATCGAGGAAGCGGTCGAGAAGGCCAAGAAGATGGGCGTGGGCTAA
- a CDS encoding F0F1 ATP synthase subunit epsilon gives MASTFRCDIVSAEEEIFHGEATLLVATGEIGELGIAPRHAPLITRLKPGKVVVTLPNGEQLDFAVSGGILEVQPQVVTVLADTAIRAQDIDEAAVRAAKEEAERALANRGPQMDVAEAQAKLAEAMAQLQALERLRKNMKH, from the coding sequence ATGGCATCCACCTTCCGTTGCGACATCGTCAGTGCCGAGGAAGAGATCTTCCACGGCGAGGCGACGCTGCTGGTCGCCACCGGCGAAATCGGCGAGCTCGGTATCGCGCCGCGCCACGCCCCGCTGATCACGCGCCTCAAGCCCGGCAAGGTCGTCGTGACCCTGCCTAACGGCGAGCAGCTGGACTTCGCCGTGTCCGGCGGCATCCTGGAAGTGCAGCCGCAGGTCGTGACCGTGCTGGCCGACACCGCGATCCGCGCCCAGGACATCGACGAAGCCGCCGTGCGCGCGGCCAAGGAAGAGGCCGAGCGTGCGCTGGCCAACCGCGGCCCGCAGATGGACGTGGCCGAGGCCCAGGCCAAGCTGGCCGAGGCGATGGCGCAGCTGCAGGCGCTGGAGCGTCTGCGCAAGAACATGAAGCACTGA
- a CDS encoding GtrA family protein, whose product MSLGRQGRHYLIIGLIQWLLDWGVMVALSHAGMAVEPANIAGRVSGALLGFWLNGRITFAGDDTRVGRRQFGRFLGMWLATTLVSTWAMGAIDDAVGLRWTWLAKPAVELMLGAIGFLLSRYWIYRR is encoded by the coding sequence ATGAGCCTGGGCCGGCAAGGCCGCCACTATCTGATCATCGGCCTGATCCAGTGGCTGCTGGATTGGGGCGTGATGGTCGCACTCAGCCACGCCGGCATGGCGGTGGAACCGGCCAATATCGCCGGGCGCGTCAGCGGCGCGCTGCTGGGTTTCTGGCTCAACGGCCGCATCACCTTCGCCGGCGACGATACCCGCGTCGGTCGCCGCCAGTTCGGGCGTTTCCTGGGCATGTGGCTGGCGACCACGCTGGTCAGCACCTGGGCCATGGGTGCGATCGACGACGCGGTCGGCCTGCGCTGGACCTGGCTGGCCAAGCCCGCGGTGGAACTGATGTTGGGCGCGATCGGCTTCCTGCTGTCGCGCTATTGGATCTATCGGCGCTGA
- the glmU gene encoding bifunctional UDP-N-acetylglucosamine diphosphorylase/glucosamine-1-phosphate N-acetyltransferase GlmU produces MAAPLHVVILAAGEGKRMKSDTAKVLQKIGGRPMLGHVIATARALDSAGIHVVYGHDGEQVRAAFADQTDLHWAEQAQRLGTGHAVQQAMPDVPQDARVLVLYGDVPLTTPATLQRLLDAPGRLAVLVADLVDPTGYGRIVRDAEGRVGQIVEHKDADDAQREIRTVNTGILVADGEPLRRWLQNLGNDNVQGEYYLTDVFAAAAAEFSAAEMVHVTDPLEVEGVNDPWQLAQMERAFQRRAARALCEQGARLADPARYDQRGEVVVGRDVEIDADVILEGRVELADGVRIGPFCRLKDVKLGPGTEVRAHCDLDGVVVEGAAHIGPYARLRPGTVLADGVHIGNFVETKNARLGVSSKANHLAYLGDAAIGSGVNVGAGTITCNYDGVNKSTTTIEDGAFIGSNSSLVAPVTIGAGATIGAGSVIGKNAPEGKLTVARARQVTVDGWQRPVKKPKA; encoded by the coding sequence ATGGCCGCACCCCTGCATGTCGTCATCCTCGCCGCCGGCGAGGGCAAGCGCATGAAGTCCGACACCGCCAAGGTGCTGCAGAAGATCGGCGGACGGCCGATGCTGGGGCACGTGATCGCGACCGCGCGCGCGCTGGACTCGGCCGGCATCCATGTGGTCTACGGGCACGACGGCGAGCAGGTGCGCGCCGCCTTCGCCGACCAGACCGATCTGCACTGGGCCGAACAGGCGCAGCGCCTGGGTACCGGCCACGCGGTGCAGCAGGCGATGCCGGACGTGCCGCAGGATGCGCGCGTGCTGGTGCTGTACGGCGATGTGCCGCTGACCACGCCGGCGACGCTGCAACGCCTGCTGGACGCGCCGGGCCGTCTCGCCGTGCTGGTGGCCGACCTGGTCGATCCCACCGGCTACGGGCGCATCGTGCGCGACGCCGAGGGCCGCGTCGGCCAGATCGTCGAGCACAAGGACGCCGACGATGCCCAGCGCGAGATCCGCACCGTCAACACCGGCATCCTGGTCGCCGACGGCGAACCGCTGCGGCGCTGGCTGCAGAACCTGGGCAACGACAACGTCCAGGGCGAGTACTACCTCACCGACGTGTTCGCCGCCGCCGCCGCGGAATTCAGTGCCGCCGAGATGGTGCACGTGACCGATCCGCTCGAGGTCGAAGGCGTCAACGATCCCTGGCAGCTGGCGCAGATGGAGCGCGCGTTCCAGCGCCGCGCCGCGCGCGCGCTGTGCGAACAGGGCGCGCGTCTGGCCGATCCCGCGCGCTACGACCAGCGCGGCGAGGTCGTGGTGGGCCGCGATGTCGAGATCGACGCCGACGTGATCCTGGAGGGCCGCGTCGAACTCGCCGACGGCGTGCGCATCGGACCGTTCTGCCGGCTCAAGGACGTCAAGCTGGGGCCGGGCACCGAAGTGCGCGCGCATTGCGATCTCGACGGCGTGGTGGTCGAAGGCGCGGCTCACATCGGGCCGTACGCGCGCCTGCGCCCGGGCACCGTGCTCGCCGACGGTGTGCACATCGGCAACTTCGTCGAGACCAAGAACGCGCGTCTGGGCGTGAGCAGCAAGGCCAATCACCTGGCCTACCTGGGCGACGCGGCCATCGGCAGCGGCGTCAACGTCGGCGCCGGCACCATCACCTGCAACTACGACGGCGTCAACAAGTCCACCACCACCATCGAGGACGGCGCCTTCATCGGCTCCAATTCCTCGCTGGTGGCGCCGGTGACCATCGGCGCGGGCGCGACCATCGGTGCCGGTTCGGTGATCGGCAAGAACGCACCGGAAGGCAAGCTCACCGTGGCGCGCGCGCGGCAGGTGACGGTGGACGGCTGGCAGCGTCCGGTGAAGAAGCCCAAGGCTTGA
- a CDS encoding ATP-binding protein — translation MRWLRRLPLSLKFSALALAYLIVASVLTSWLDTLLPRDWMAPALSVALLLPLLVYHVRRAFAPMNSLFRALAGSVASYRDGDYSFGLSWAGGGELGELVDSHNRLGEALRDQRLTLVQRELLLDTMVQNTPVAMMLVDPSRRIVHANLAARKMLGEGRRLEGQSFEDLLLRAPEPVREAFERGGDGMFTVGDEDNEDIYHLARRMFRLNGRHHELVLLRQLTAELRRQEVQTWKKVIRVISHELNNSLAPIASLAHSGAELVRRGQYDKLPTALTTIEERARHLEGFIRDYARFAKLPAPRLEAVEWSRFLAQLRSQVDFVYDGRARGHDGIAHFDAAQMEQSLLNLLKNAHESGSKPEDVRLVLRRTPDAWRIDVLDRGTGMNEAVLANALLPFYSTKRNGTGLGLALAREIAEAHGGRIALLNREGGGLCVSMVIPD, via the coding sequence ATGCGCTGGTTGCGCCGTCTGCCCCTGAGCCTGAAGTTCAGCGCGCTCGCGCTGGCCTATCTGATCGTGGCCAGCGTGCTGACGAGCTGGCTGGACACCCTGCTGCCGCGAGACTGGATGGCGCCGGCGCTGTCGGTCGCCTTGCTGCTGCCGCTGCTTGTGTATCACGTGCGGCGCGCGTTCGCGCCGATGAACTCGCTGTTCCGCGCGCTGGCCGGCAGCGTCGCCAGCTACCGCGACGGCGACTACAGCTTCGGCCTGTCCTGGGCCGGCGGCGGCGAACTGGGCGAGCTGGTCGACAGCCATAACCGCCTGGGCGAAGCCTTGCGCGACCAGCGGCTGACGCTGGTGCAGCGCGAGCTGCTGCTGGACACCATGGTGCAGAACACGCCGGTGGCGATGATGCTGGTCGATCCTAGCCGGCGCATCGTTCACGCCAATCTGGCCGCGCGCAAGATGCTGGGCGAAGGGCGCCGGCTCGAAGGCCAATCTTTCGAAGACTTGCTCCTGCGCGCGCCCGAACCTGTGCGCGAGGCCTTCGAACGCGGCGGCGACGGCATGTTCACCGTCGGCGACGAGGACAACGAGGACATCTACCACCTCGCGCGGCGCATGTTCCGCCTCAACGGCCGCCACCACGAACTGGTGCTGCTGCGCCAGCTCACCGCCGAGCTGCGCCGGCAGGAAGTGCAGACCTGGAAGAAAGTGATCCGGGTCATCAGCCACGAACTCAACAATTCGCTGGCGCCGATCGCCTCGCTCGCCCATTCCGGTGCCGAGCTGGTGCGGCGCGGCCAGTACGACAAGCTGCCTACCGCGCTGACCACGATCGAGGAGCGCGCGCGGCATCTGGAAGGTTTCATCCGCGACTACGCGCGTTTCGCCAAGCTGCCGGCGCCGCGCCTGGAGGCGGTGGAGTGGTCGCGCTTCCTGGCGCAGCTGCGCAGCCAGGTCGACTTCGTCTACGACGGCCGCGCACGCGGGCACGACGGCATCGCCCACTTCGATGCCGCGCAGATGGAACAAAGTCTGCTTAATCTGCTCAAGAACGCGCACGAATCCGGTTCCAAGCCCGAGGACGTGCGCCTGGTGCTGCGACGCACGCCCGACGCCTGGCGCATCGACGTGCTCGACCGCGGCACCGGCATGAACGAAGCGGTGCTGGCCAACGCGCTGCTGCCGTTCTACTCGACCAAGCGCAACGGCACCGGTCTGGGCCTGGCGCTGGCGCGCGAGATCGCCGAGGCCCACGGCGGCCGCATCGCCCTGCTCAACCGCGAAGGCGGCGGCTTGTGCGTGTCGATGGTGATTCCAGATTGA
- a CDS encoding sigma-54 dependent transcriptional regulator, protein MRTVLVIDDNPAVGTALDLLFGLREIRVLTAQSPEEGLQALQREQIGLVIQDMNFSADTTSGEEGVALFRDIRARHPDLPIILLTAWTHLDIAVDLAKAGAADYLAKPWDDQKLLASVENLLELSASTREVTRLHDQRRRAQRELESRYDLRGLVFASEALARVVELAGHVARADVPVLITGPNGAGKEKIAEIVQANSSVKSGPFVTLNCGALPSELIEAELFGADAGAYTGASKAREGKFEAADGGTLFLDEIGNLPLAGQMKLLRVLETGRFERLGSNRERQVKVRVISATNADLPAMIRDGRFREDLYYRLNTIEIHLPPLGERPDDVLPLARKFLRELAPDGGKRLSEDAEHALVAHAWPGNVRELRNTLQRAVLLARGDSIGVADLGLPAVGASSVAVHAGDEPDRATIEAALERAGGVLAQAASELGLSRQALYRRLDRLGIKRD, encoded by the coding sequence ATGCGCACCGTCCTGGTGATCGACGACAACCCCGCGGTCGGCACCGCACTGGACCTGCTGTTCGGCCTGCGCGAGATCCGCGTGCTGACCGCGCAGTCGCCGGAAGAAGGCTTGCAGGCGCTGCAGCGCGAGCAGATCGGCCTGGTGATCCAGGACATGAACTTCAGCGCCGACACCACGTCCGGTGAGGAAGGCGTGGCCCTGTTCCGCGATATCCGCGCGCGCCATCCCGACCTGCCCATCATCCTGCTCACCGCCTGGACGCATCTGGACATCGCGGTCGATCTGGCCAAGGCCGGCGCGGCCGATTACCTGGCCAAGCCTTGGGACGATCAGAAACTGCTGGCCAGCGTGGAGAACCTGCTGGAGCTGTCGGCCAGCACGCGCGAGGTGACGCGCCTGCACGACCAACGCCGGCGCGCGCAACGCGAACTGGAATCGCGCTACGACCTGCGCGGGCTGGTGTTCGCGTCCGAGGCGCTGGCGCGCGTGGTCGAACTGGCCGGGCACGTCGCGCGCGCGGACGTGCCGGTGCTGATCACCGGCCCCAACGGCGCCGGCAAGGAAAAGATCGCCGAGATCGTGCAGGCCAATTCCTCGGTCAAGTCCGGACCGTTCGTGACCCTCAACTGCGGCGCGCTGCCATCGGAGCTGATCGAGGCCGAGCTGTTCGGCGCCGATGCCGGCGCCTACACCGGTGCGAGCAAGGCGCGCGAAGGCAAGTTCGAGGCCGCCGACGGCGGCACGCTGTTCCTGGACGAGATCGGCAACCTGCCGCTGGCCGGGCAGATGAAGCTGCTGCGCGTGCTGGAGACCGGCCGTTTCGAGCGCCTGGGCTCCAATCGCGAGCGTCAGGTCAAGGTGCGCGTGATCAGCGCCACCAACGCCGACCTGCCGGCGATGATCCGCGACGGCCGCTTCCGCGAAGACCTTTACTACCGCCTCAACACCATCGAGATCCATTTGCCGCCGCTGGGCGAACGGCCGGACGACGTGCTGCCGCTGGCGCGCAAGTTCCTGCGCGAACTGGCGCCCGACGGCGGCAAGCGTCTGAGCGAGGACGCCGAGCATGCGCTGGTCGCGCACGCGTGGCCCGGCAACGTGCGCGAGCTGCGCAACACCTTGCAGCGCGCGGTGCTGCTGGCGCGCGGCGACAGCATCGGCGTCGCCGATCTGGGCCTGCCCGCGGTCGGCGCGAGCAGCGTCGCCGTGCACGCCGGCGACGAACCCGACCGCGCGACCATCGAAGCCGCGTTGGAACGCGCCGGCGGCGTGCTCGCGCAGGCCGCGAGCGAACTGGGCCTGTCGCGCCAGGCGCTGTACCGCCGGCTCGACCGGCTCGGCATAAAACGGGACTGA
- a CDS encoding DUF885 family protein, with amino-acid sequence MSPRTTCLHALAIALTLALGGVHAAPATPAVAAHAASNDVAARTRTLNALLDEQWQTFLREAPEQASFFGDYRYNAGWSDFSLAAVDKQTRDIEALLKRFRAIDADGLADADRLNLQLMIRRLESDREFYRLKLHEMPLDQMNGIHLLLPIVASAFPFNDVKQYDEYVVRLRAMPKLLEQVTQRARQGAKDGLMPPRYLLEKVVTQCDGIAEPAGADNVFAAPLLKFPDSVPAAERERIRKAVIAAVDEQVRPAYRELSRFVSQDYAPKGRETPGLWSLPNGEALYAYQIRQQASTSMSAEQIHQLGLSEVARIEKTQTEIARKLGYADLKAMRAAVRTDPKQHAQSREQILELYRKYVTQMEPRLPELFGLLPKTGVEVRAIEPYREKSASAAGYMPGTPDGSRPGMIMINTSAPTERLLMPIEAIAYHEGIPGHHLQNSITRALPELPPFRRLIGETAYIEGWGLYSERLGKELGFYQDPYSDFGRLAQELVRANRLVLDTGVHHKRWTREQMVSWYREHSDSDEPNIQAEVDRYIANPGQALAYKIGELKIVELRERAQTALGERFDIRAFHDQVLGGGALPLDALEQRVDAWIALERADAAAAVSQ; translated from the coding sequence ATGTCCCCACGCACCACCTGCCTGCACGCCCTGGCGATCGCGCTGACGCTGGCCCTCGGCGGCGTCCATGCCGCACCGGCCACGCCCGCGGTCGCGGCCCATGCCGCCAGCAACGACGTCGCCGCGCGCACGCGCACGCTCAACGCGCTGCTCGACGAGCAATGGCAGACCTTCCTGCGCGAGGCGCCGGAGCAGGCCAGCTTCTTCGGCGACTACCGCTACAACGCCGGTTGGAGCGATTTTTCGCTGGCCGCGGTCGACAAGCAGACGCGCGACATCGAAGCGCTGCTGAAGCGCTTCCGCGCGATCGATGCGGACGGCCTGGCCGACGCCGACCGCCTCAACCTGCAGCTGATGATCCGGCGCCTGGAAAGCGATCGCGAGTTCTACCGCCTGAAGCTGCACGAGATGCCGCTGGACCAGATGAACGGCATCCACCTGCTGCTGCCCATCGTCGCCAGCGCCTTCCCGTTCAACGACGTCAAGCAGTACGACGAATACGTGGTGCGCCTGCGCGCCATGCCCAAGCTGCTGGAGCAGGTTACGCAGCGCGCGCGCCAGGGCGCGAAGGACGGCCTGATGCCGCCGCGCTATCTGCTGGAGAAGGTGGTAACCCAGTGCGACGGCATCGCCGAGCCGGCCGGCGCCGACAACGTGTTCGCCGCACCGCTGCTGAAGTTCCCCGACAGCGTCCCGGCCGCCGAGCGCGAGCGCATCCGCAAGGCGGTGATCGCCGCGGTCGACGAACAGGTGCGTCCGGCCTACCGCGAGCTGTCGCGCTTCGTGTCCCAGGACTACGCGCCCAAAGGCCGCGAAACCCCGGGGCTGTGGTCGCTGCCCAATGGCGAGGCGCTCTACGCCTACCAGATCCGCCAGCAGGCCTCGACCTCGATGAGCGCCGAACAGATCCACCAGCTCGGCCTGTCCGAGGTGGCGCGCATCGAGAAAACCCAGACCGAGATCGCGCGCAAGCTCGGCTACGCCGACCTGAAGGCGATGCGCGCGGCGGTGCGCACCGATCCCAAACAGCACGCGCAGTCGCGCGAGCAGATTCTGGAGCTGTACCGCAAGTACGTGACCCAGATGGAACCGCGCCTGCCGGAGCTGTTCGGTCTGTTGCCCAAGACCGGCGTGGAGGTACGTGCGATCGAGCCCTACCGCGAAAAATCCGCGTCCGCCGCCGGCTACATGCCCGGCACGCCGGACGGCTCACGCCCCGGCATGATCATGATCAACACCAGTGCGCCCACCGAGCGCCTGCTGATGCCGATCGAGGCCATTGCCTACCACGAGGGCATCCCCGGCCATCATCTGCAGAACTCGATCACCCGCGCCCTGCCCGAGCTGCCGCCGTTCCGCCGCCTGATCGGCGAAACCGCCTATATCGAAGGCTGGGGTTTGTACTCCGAACGTCTGGGTAAGGAACTGGGCTTCTACCAGGATCCGTACAGCGACTTCGGCCGCCTGGCGCAGGAGCTGGTACGCGCCAACCGCCTGGTGCTGGACACCGGCGTGCACCACAAGCGTTGGACGCGCGAACAGATGGTCAGCTGGTACCGCGAGCATTCCGATTCGGACGAGCCCAACATCCAGGCCGAGGTCGACCGCTACATCGCCAACCCGGGCCAGGCGCTGGCTTACAAGATCGGCGAGCTGAAGATCGTCGAGCTGCGCGAGCGCGCGCAGACCGCGCTGGGCGAACGCTTCGACATCCGCGCCTTCCACGACCAGGTCCTGGGCGGCGGCGCCCTGCCGCTGGATGCGCTGGAGCAGCGCGTCGATGCCTGGATCGCGCTGGAACGCGCCGACGCCGCGGCAGCGGTCTCGCAGTGA
- a CDS encoding FtsX-like permease family protein gives MDIRPILTTLRRHKTAAALIVFEIALSCAIICNAVFLISNRLELMDRTSGLAEKEIVRVQLTGINNNKDARAVTQSDLAALRGLPGVKAATVTNQVTFGDSSWNSGVNLKQDQPFPNLSATTYFGDEQLVSTLGLNLIAGRGFNSDEFLNYEDLDKLPDDTGVPAAIVTKAVADKLFPGENAVGKSFYSWGDKPIRIVGVVDHLARPNNRGGAAEYEYSMLFPIRVTYEVGGNYLLRVDPSRRDETMKAAIAALEKNGPTRIILQDETKTLEQMRDEFYQQDRSMAWLLVAVCVALLVVTALGIVGLASFWVQQRTKQIGVRRALGATRGQVLRYFQTENFLLATLGIAIGMALAYGINMVLMSHYELPRLPAIYLPLGALALWLLGQAAVFGPARRAAAVPPAVATRSI, from the coding sequence ATGGACATCCGCCCCATCCTGACGACCCTGCGTCGCCACAAGACCGCCGCCGCGCTGATCGTGTTCGAGATCGCGCTGAGCTGCGCCATCATCTGCAATGCGGTGTTCCTGATCAGCAACCGCCTGGAACTGATGGACCGTACCAGCGGCCTGGCCGAGAAAGAAATCGTGCGGGTGCAGCTGACCGGCATCAACAACAACAAAGACGCGCGCGCCGTCACCCAGTCCGACCTGGCCGCGTTGCGCGGGCTGCCCGGCGTCAAGGCCGCCACGGTCACCAACCAGGTCACCTTCGGCGATTCGTCGTGGAACAGCGGCGTGAACCTCAAGCAGGACCAGCCCTTCCCCAACCTCAGCGCCACTACGTACTTCGGCGATGAGCAGCTGGTCAGCACGCTGGGCTTGAACCTGATCGCCGGCCGCGGCTTCAACAGCGACGAGTTCCTCAACTACGAGGATCTGGACAAGCTGCCCGACGACACCGGCGTGCCGGCGGCCATCGTCACCAAGGCCGTCGCCGACAAGCTGTTCCCGGGCGAGAACGCGGTGGGCAAGAGCTTCTACAGCTGGGGCGACAAGCCGATCCGCATCGTCGGCGTGGTCGACCACCTGGCGCGGCCGAACAATCGCGGCGGCGCCGCCGAGTACGAGTACTCGATGCTGTTCCCGATCCGGGTGACCTACGAGGTCGGCGGCAACTACCTGCTGCGCGTCGATCCCAGCCGCCGCGACGAAACCATGAAGGCGGCGATCGCGGCACTGGAGAAGAACGGCCCGACCCGCATCATCCTGCAGGACGAGACCAAGACCCTGGAGCAGATGCGCGACGAGTTCTATCAGCAGGACCGTTCCATGGCCTGGCTGCTGGTCGCGGTGTGCGTGGCGCTGCTGGTGGTGACCGCGCTGGGCATCGTCGGCCTGGCCAGCTTCTGGGTGCAGCAGCGGACCAAGCAGATCGGCGTGCGCCGTGCGCTGGGCGCGACCCGCGGCCAGGTGCTGCGCTACTTCCAGACCGAGAACTTCCTGCTGGCCACGCTCGGCATCGCGATCGGCATGGCGCTGGCTTACGGCATCAACATGGTGCTGATGAGCCATTACGAACTGCCGCGTTTGCCGGCGATCTACCTGCCGCTGGGAGCGCTGGCGCTGTGGCTGCTGGGCCAGGCCGCCGTGTTCGGTCCGGCGCGCCGCGCCGCGGCGGTGCCGCCGGCGGTGGCGACGCGTTCCATCTGA